The Bubalus bubalis isolate 160015118507 breed Murrah chromosome 2, NDDB_SH_1, whole genome shotgun sequence genome includes the window tttttaataaaacttttggAGTAGATTCTGAGATCTGGtcattttagatttacagaaaaattatgaaagtagTACAGAGAGTTCTTATATCCCCCCACATTTAGTTTCCCTATAGTTAACATCTTACCTTATGTAATATATTTAACACAACTCTTGAGTTACTAttgcatattattattattaaagtccatactttattcacacctccttagtttttacctaatgtcctttCTCTATTCTAGGATCCCATCCAGCATACCATGTTACATTTAATTGTCATGTCTCCATATGTTCCTCTTGGCTGTGACACTTTCTCACACTTCCCTTGGTTCTgatgaccttgacatttttgagGCATACTTGTCAGGTTTTTTGTAGGATGCTACTCAATTGAAATTTgactgatgtttttctcattacTATACTGAGGTTAGAGATTTgggggaggaagaccacagaggtgaAATGCCATTCTTATCAAGGGTTCACACTGTCAACTTATGACATTGACACATAAAACAACTtgtaaaatggaaaaaggcaGAGGGTGATAATTTGTGGAATTTGAGTTTGAAGCAAAAGTTTTATTAAGTTTGGAGATAGAATTGATGAAGTATTGTTGTCAGGGTATAAGAGAGTGGGAACAATACAACAAGTTATCCACACATTGGTCTAAATTACAAAGATGGAATGGACCCTTCTTTGGAGAGATGGAGGATCAATTCTGTCACAATTCCAGAGGAGACAAAACATCCCTGTTTGCTAAAATACTGTCTGCCATAGCCTCATCAGCTGCAGCAGTAATAGTGGTAGCAGTAGACAGAGCTTATTTAATCTCCATATCTCTCTTCCAACACAAATAGTGTGGACTTGTGAGTGGTAAAACAATGatgatgttattgttgttttcccAAATTAATTCAATATCAGTTGAATTTCTAACTTTTTGCCTTCTCTATTCCTGTGCTCCTTCATCTGTTCTACTATCTGCAAATCTCTTCAACTCCTATCTTGTTTCCCAATTTAATTAAATGTGACACAAAGTCTTTTTAAGTAGAAACTATGTTATTTTATATACTCACTTATAGCCCAAATTTCGTGTTTGAGTTgcctttttaaagtatatatttaaatagtatATTAGTCAGGTGTTCATTCCAGGAGTTTTGTGGTAGTACCAAATAATTAAACATTTGATTTGACCACATTTGATCAGTGTGTCCTAGGTTTGTGGAACATGTTTGAGAGTCCTAGTTAAGTCTTTATCACATCATATTGCTTTTTTAAGTTGCTCAGACATACCTGACTCTTCCAAACCCGTGAACTGTAGCcaaccgggctcctctgtccatggaattctccaggcaagaatactggagtgggtagccattcccttctccagggcatcttcccacccaggaatcaaacccaagtcatATTGCTTTAGCTGCAGGGAATAAATCGCATTTGAAAGGTGTGTTTATTGTTTCAGGAATCAAGGCCAAAGGTATGAACAAGGTGTTAATTCTGAAGGAAAGATTTTTGTAAGGATGGATCCACACCAGAAGGTCCCCAGCACATATAATGGGTATACTTTACAGATTCCTGAGAATGAAAAAGCTTCCTATAACTGGTATGAGGACCAGTTAGAAAGTCATGAGGCGAGGTCTGCAGAAGAAAGACGGTATACATGCAGTGAATGTGGAAAGAAGTTTGCTCAGAGCTCAGGCCTTGTTCGACATCAGAGaatccacactggagagaaaccctatgagTGTGATCACTGTGGAAAAGCCTTCAGTgtacgctcaactctcactgtgCATGAAAGAATCCACACTGGTGAGAAACCCTATACTTGTAATGAGTGTAGGAAAGCTTTCAGTGTGAGGGCACACCTGATTATACATCAGAGAATCCACAATGGAGAGAAGCCCtatgaatgtaatgaatgtggcAAAGCATTTAGTGTGAGTTCAGACCTCATCAAACATCAGAGAATCCACTCTGGTGAGAAACCTTATGAGTGTGATGAGTGTGGGAAGGGCTTCAGTGTGAGTTCAGCCCTTATCAAACATCAGAGAATCCACACAGGAGAGAAGCCATATGAGTGTAAGGAGTGTGGAAAGGCCTTCTATGTGAACTCAGCCCTTATTAATCATCAGAGGATTCATTCTGGAGAAAAGCCCTATAAGTGTGGAGAATGCAGAAAAGCATTCAGCCAAATCTCAACGCTTATTCATCACCAGAGAatccatactggagagaaaccatacgAGTGTGATGAGTGTGGGAAAGCATTCCGTGGGAGCTCTAATCTTACTAAACACCAGAAAATACACGCTAAAGGAAAGTGTGATCAATGACTTACATGGTGAAGACATTacaaaggccttttttttttttcaagtcagaaGTTGTCACCAGAAGAAGGGTATGACAAAAGTTAATGCTTTAGTTGACACTTCAATTTCTTGGaatatcagagaaatgagaagtcAGTGAAAAATGACTTCACCATTATAATGATCGACTCAGTCTCTAAAATCATACCCACTTCTGAGAATGCAGCTTTACAAATCATAAGGTAAATAATGTAGTTTGTTGTGTTTTAGTAAGTGCAACCTCAGTATTTCCaacataatttttactttttttatgtgcaaacattttgttgttattgttggtaCCAGTTTATAGATGAaacattaaattttgaaattggAAGTGATGTTGGTTGGTGGAGACTAACATATCCTCTTTGAATCTGGAAATATTGGAGTCTTTTTTTGGTGCTGTCTTGGCAGTGAGACAATCCCCACACCTGTCCTGATTTCACGTGACCCTTGCCTGCCGCTGTTCCATGGATGAGAATAAAAAGCACTGCAGGAGCCAGCAGTTTTTTCTTGTTGGGCCTCTTGCTAATGCTATTGCAGTAAGTAATTAAAGGCTTGACTGTGTTTCATTTTTCCTTGTGTTATAATGCAACACATTCTCACTGCTCTAGGATCCAGGCCAAAAGAGAGTATTTCTGCCTTGAATATGCTACActttttggcaaaataaaaacAGGTAGGACCACATGATGACTTGTAAAACATCTACTCAGGAGGAGCATATATCATTCCCCTTAGGTTTTGTTAGGCAAAGCAAGTCAGCTAACCAAGCTTTTTTCCCCATCCATATGgtcaaaaaaaagtaaagcttATATAGAGGACAGTGAATAACTAAGGAAAGTAATATAATCTATCATTGAAATAGTGTATCCACCATATTGGCCAATGTTTATGCAATGTTTTCTGTGCCCGGGCTTTCTCTGAGTGccttatatgtgtatttttctcaataaaaaaatgatatgacatactactatacagtaagtcccctacacatGAACCTTCacgttgtgaactttcaaagattcgaacatgcatgcacatgtccagttgatagcttacagtgaatggtgttggattcgtgatctctgaagaagaaaatttagCTTCAGGATCAGGGACCAGGTTTGACCACTCAGGgcttttgtgtggcagaagttttattacagagaaaaaggacagagacagcttctgacatagacatcagaagcggGCAGAGAGTGCCCCctcactagtcttagcaagggaggtatatactttttcagttgttattacagtaaatcaaaagaatgtctccaAGATTGTAAAGGTCATTCCCacaacttacattttaaaatgacaggattagaactaacaatagaaaggtcttactagacccactcccacaatttacattttaagattacaTTATTAGTCAGAAGGGTCTCAAGAAGGAAAAACATGACTCCTCAAGAactccagacccctttctcctcctccccctcctcctcctcctcttcctcctcctcctcctcctcctctgggagCCTGGGCTTCTTACCAACCTACCTAAGCATTGACTTTCTCCCAGTCATGTAAGTTAGTTCACCTGTCTGATGTACATTGTCATGTatgtgcatcctctacaagtggttatgcttttgtgtactttactgtatagagtacagtaatatcatatctttatttcaagcccaaaatgtccagaagcaagcataaaagcagcagtgatgtaaCTGTTGctgtactgtacttttcaagatactgtactataatattaaaatgttctattttttgtgtttgttttttatgtattatttgtgtggaaggtattataaacctattacactACAGTATTATATAGCCGACTGTTAGTCggatacctaggctaactttgttggacttaagaaCAAACTGGACTTATAAACACACTCTtagaatggaactcatttgtatgtaggggacttaactatactcccattttacagctaaAGAAATTGAGAAACAGACAcattaagtaatttgtccaaggtcatgcaGCTAGAAATGAGAGCAAGGAACTGAAACCAGAAGTTTCTCTTAACCGCTGTGCTACAACCTTAATCTGAAGGTTGTTTACATACTACAGTGGGCCTTAAaaggttgggaacatcccctggagaagcaaatggcaacccattccagtattctttcctggagaattccatggacagcaaaacctggcaggatgcagtccatggggttgctaagagtcagacacgactgagcgacttcactttcacttttcactttcatgcattggagaaggaaatggcaacccactccactgttcttgcctggagaatcccagggacgggggagcctggtgggctgccgtccatggggtcgcacagagttggacacgactgaagcgacttagcagcagcagcagcagcaggctaatcCACCTGGCTGGGTCTCAGTTTTACATCCTTAAAAATAAGGAGAGAGGCCAGGTATTCTCTGATATCCCCTACAGCTTTGAGATTTTTATAATCTCTCCAAATAGATTGTAAAATGCTTTGTTATGTGatgacttcttttttaatttactacTTTATGTATTGTTATGTTCATAAGAGCTCTTGAATAAATGAGTCTCTGCACCAGTTCCTCATTTCTGCTTTACATTAGTGATAATACTAATAATGAGTAGTTTGCATTTATCTAATCTGTTGCAAGTACTTTTTCAGGCTCCTTAGGTTAAattatggaaaaggcaatggcaccccactctagtactcttggctggaaaatcccatggatggaagagcctggtaggctgcagtccatggggtcgcaaagagtcggatacgactgagcgacttcactttcacttttcactttcatgcattggagaaggaaatggcaacccactccagtgttcttgccttgagaatcccagggacgggggagcctggcgggctgccatctatggggtcgcacagagtcggacatgactgaagtgacttagcagcaggttaaattatttcatttaaaagat containing:
- the LOC102416075 gene encoding zinc finger protein with KRAB and SCAN domains 8; this encodes MDPHQKVPSTYNGYTLQIPENEKASYNWYEDQLESHEARSAEERRYTCSECGKKFAQSSGLVRHQRIHTGEKPYECDHCGKAFSVRSTLTVHERIHTGEKPYTCNECRKAFSVRAHLIIHQRIHNGEKPYECNECGKAFSVSSDLIKHQRIHSGEKPYECDECGKGFSVSSALIKHQRIHTGEKPYECKECGKAFYVNSALINHQRIHSGEKPYKCGECRKAFSQISTLIHHQRIHTGEKPYECDECGKAFRGSSNLTKHQKIHAKGKCDQ